From one Drosophila gunungcola strain Sukarami chromosome 2R unlocalized genomic scaffold, Dgunungcola_SK_2 000006F, whole genome shotgun sequence genomic stretch:
- the LOC128255089 gene encoding sodium-dependent nutrient amino acid transporter 1 encodes MDEAAEYQKLRRSLDEAQGSREGHPKTTNEISTVVYCAEGEDLTINCEVESKSSGQRDQWGKGVEFLFSCIALSVGLGNVWRFPFIALENGGGAFLIPYVIVLLLIGRPVYYLEVIIGQFSSRGCIKAFDMVPIMKGIAYGQVYSTALATTYYACIMALTIRYLLASFSEVLPWTYCLVEWGSSCVATGETAVNNTSIVQGVSSAELFFTQTVLREPETLEDNGLGTPSWDLVLCLLATWVIIGTVLSKGIRSSGKASYFLALFPYVIMFVLLIRAVTLPGAWQGIVYFLKPQWSQLLNPHVWYAAITQMFFSLAICFGTLVMYASFNDFNKNVHKDVIIITTIDSLTSILAGCIIFGILGNLAYETNTSDISEVVKGGAGLAFISYPEAIAKFKYLPQLFAVLFFFMLLVLGIGSNIGMASAVVNVVKDRFTHLPHWLLAVGASVIGFLCGLVYMTPGGQFVLNLVDFYGCTFIALVLAIAELLAVGWIYGVKRICSDIEFMLNVKTSFYWRICWAIVAPGLMFLVLVYMLFSYEPLTYRGVQYPSAYYMAGWLIWGLGVLQLPFWALVTIFQQPGKTFNSKLRMAMQPTANWGPLQTQKLEAYILHRKREADFKSPRGGYLFDNIFG; translated from the exons ATGGATGAAGCTGCAGAGTACCAGAAACTTAGGCGAAGCTTGGATGAAGCCCAGGGATCCAGGGAAGGACATCCAAAGACGACCAATGAAATTAGTACAGTTGTGTACTGCGCCGAAGGAGAAGAT CTCACCATAAACTGCGAAGTGGAGTCCAAGTCCTCTGGCCAGCGGGATCAGTGGGGAAAGGGAGTGGAGTTCCTCTTCTCCTGCATCGCTTTGTCCGTGGGTCTGGGGAATGTCTGGCGCTTTCCCTTCATCGCTCTGGAGAACGGGGGTGGAGCTTTTCTGATACCATATGTGATAGTGCTCCTGTTGATCGGCAGACCAGTATACTACCTGGAGGTGATCATTGGCCAGTTTTCCAGTCGTGGTTGCATCAAGGCCTTCGACATGGTTCCTATTATGAAGG GCATTGCTTATGGCCAGGTTTATTCCACCGCTTTGGCTACCACCTACTATGCCTGTATTATGGCATTGACCATCCGGTATTTGTTGGCCAGTTTTAGTGAGGTCCTGCCCTGGACTTATTGCCTGGTGGAATGGGGCAGCAGCTGTGTGGCCACAGGAGAAACAGCGGTCAATAATACGTCTATTGTGCAGGGTGTGTCCTCCGCTGAGCTGTTCTTCAC ACAAACAGTACTCAGGGAACCGGAAACTTTGGAGGACAATGGTCTAGGAACTCCCAGCTGGGATCTGGTATTGTGTCTCTTGGCCACTTGGGTTATCATCGGAACAGTTTTATCCAAAGGCATTAGGAGCTCAGGCAAAGCTTCTTATTTTCTGGCCCTGTTTCCCTATGTGATTATGTTCGTCCTTTTGATCCGCGCTGTTACATTGCCAGGAGCCTGGCAGGGAATTGTCTACTTCCTAAAGCCACAATGGTCTCAGCTGCTGAATCCACATGTTTGGTATGCGGCCATCACCCAAATGTTCTTCTCGTTGGCCATTTGCTTTGGCACCCTGGTCATGTACGCCTCCTTCAATGATTTCAACAAGAATGTGCACAA agACGTGATTATAATCACTACCATTGATTCTTTAACTTCCATTCTGGCTGGCTGCATTATCTTTGGAATTTTGGGCAACCTGGCTTATGAGACGAATACCTCGGACATTTCGGAAGTGGTCAAGGGTGGAGCTGGTCTGGCATTCATTTCCTATCCGGAGGCCATTGCCAAGTTCAAGTATCTGCCCCAGCTATTCGCCGTGCTGTTCTTCTTCATGCTGCTGGTCCTGGGCATTGGATCGAATATCGGCATGGCCAGTGCTGTGGTGAATGTGGTCAAGGATCGATTCACCCATCTGCCCCACTGGTTGCTGGCTGTGGGTGCATCGGTGATTGGGTTCCTTTGCGGCCTGGTCTACATGACACCGGGCGGACAATTTGTGCTGAATCTCGTCGACTTTTATGGCTGCACTTTTATAGCCCTGGTCCTGGCCATTGCGGAGTTACTGGCAGTGGGCTGGATTTATGGTGTCAAGCGCATCTGTAGCGACATTGAGTTTATGCTGAATGTGAAGACCAGTTTCTACTGGCGCATCTGCTGGGCCATCGTGGCACCGGGATTGATGTTCCTGGTCCTGGTGTACATGCTCTTCAGCTACGAGCCACTGACTTATCGGGGAGTTCAATATCCCTCGGCCTACTATATGGCGGGGTGGCTCATCTGGGGACTGGGCGTACTGCAGTTGCCCTTCTGGGCTTTGGTCACCATATTCCAGCAGCCCGGCAAGACTTTTAACAGT AAACTAAGAATGGCCATGCAACCCACAGCCAACTGGGGTCCACTACAAACCCAGAAGCTTGAAGCCTATATTCTGCACCGAAAGCGTGAGGCGGACTTTAAGAGTCCACGTGGCGGATACTTGTTTGACAATATCTTTGGCTAA